Proteins from a genomic interval of Azotosporobacter soli:
- a CDS encoding LCP family protein, whose translation MNKWRYLLYVGIALSVFATSCVAGFVLTPDPKANAAMEKNAAAQYALPPHAKINILILGIDERRNDIGRSNVTCLMTIDTDARTVAMLWVPRDSRVKIPGYEWNKIGHAYSYAGPELARKTVSELLGVPIHYHLAVNMAGFSKIIDTVGGVDLVVDRRMYYNDPYDVGEVDNDGLIDLKPGAQHMDGNLALQYVRFRHDEMGDIGRIERQQKFIKAFMLQLVKPQILAQVPALAQVVKSNVQTDIPANMFLALGGVIGDAYKKGIATEMVSGRPVYIRDISYWLPDITAMRQQVSRIQGIAQDERYQAYSRQLIKEQSDSVAGLPMIDAP comes from the coding sequence ATGAATAAATGGCGCTATTTACTATATGTAGGAATTGCTTTGAGTGTGTTTGCGACAAGTTGTGTGGCAGGCTTCGTGTTGACGCCAGATCCGAAGGCGAATGCAGCAATGGAGAAAAATGCGGCAGCGCAGTATGCATTGCCGCCGCATGCCAAGATCAACATCTTGATTTTAGGCATTGATGAGCGGCGTAATGATATTGGACGTTCCAATGTGACTTGCCTGATGACGATAGATACCGATGCGAGGACGGTCGCGATGCTGTGGGTGCCGCGCGATAGCCGCGTCAAGATTCCGGGGTATGAGTGGAATAAGATTGGACATGCTTATTCCTATGCAGGCCCGGAGTTGGCGCGCAAAACGGTCAGTGAATTGCTTGGCGTACCGATTCACTATCATCTGGCGGTCAATATGGCGGGGTTCAGCAAGATCATCGACACGGTTGGCGGCGTTGATTTGGTCGTTGATCGACGCATGTATTACAATGACCCGTATGATGTAGGAGAGGTCGATAATGACGGCCTGATTGACCTAAAGCCCGGTGCGCAGCATATGGATGGAAATCTGGCGCTTCAATACGTCAGGTTCCGTCATGATGAGATGGGAGACATCGGGCGGATTGAACGGCAGCAAAAATTCATCAAAGCGTTCATGCTGCAGTTGGTCAAACCGCAGATTCTTGCGCAAGTCCCTGCGCTTGCACAGGTGGTGAAAAGCAATGTGCAGACCGACATCCCGGCGAACATGTTCTTGGCGTTAGGCGGCGTGATTGGCGATGCGTATAAGAAGGGCATTGCGACGGAGATGGTAAGCGGTCGCCCGGTCTACATTAGAGACATCAGTTACTGGTTACCGGATATTACCGCGATGCGTCAACAGGTAAGCCGCATACAAGGCATTGCGCAAGATGAACGGTATCAGGCATACAGCAGGCAATTGATTAAAGAACAAAGCGATTCCGTGGCGGGTTTGCCGATGATAGATGCACCATAA
- the rbr gene encoding rubrerythrin: MNLKGTKTEANLWAAFAGESQARGKYTYYAAQAKREGLNQVAAFFEETAHNEQEHAKLWFKALHDGMPTTTVNLEDAANGENYEWTDMYANFAKVAKEEGFGKLAYLFEAVGEIEKEHEERYRKLLANIKENKVFEREEKQEWHCRNCGHIHIGNTAPDVCPVCDHPKAHFQIRAINF, from the coding sequence ATGAATTTAAAAGGAACAAAAACAGAAGCAAACTTATGGGCGGCTTTTGCCGGTGAATCGCAGGCGAGAGGCAAGTACACTTATTATGCGGCGCAGGCGAAACGTGAAGGATTGAATCAGGTGGCGGCTTTCTTTGAAGAGACCGCGCATAATGAACAGGAGCATGCAAAGCTTTGGTTCAAAGCATTGCATGATGGAATGCCGACGACCACGGTCAACCTGGAAGACGCCGCCAATGGCGAAAACTATGAGTGGACCGATATGTACGCTAACTTTGCTAAAGTCGCCAAGGAAGAAGGCTTCGGCAAACTTGCATATCTCTTTGAAGCAGTCGGCGAAATAGAAAAAGAACATGAAGAACGCTATCGCAAACTGCTGGCGAACATTAAAGAAAATAAAGTGTTTGAACGCGAAGAAAAGCAAGAGTGGCACTGCCGGAATTGCGGTCATATCCACATTGGTAACACAGCACCGGATGTTTGCCCTGTCTGCGATCATCCTAAAGCGCACTTCCAAATCCGCGCAATCAATTTTTAA
- a CDS encoding DUF134 domain-containing protein, which yields MARQRCCGWVEEEPICRKFSAEAGADTLPVNLQVEELESLRLKDLAGMDQNAAAKTMGLSRATFQRILQTARQKVAMALVNGQGIIIVGGSYMIKNRKFECQTCQHVWEVPPCSEGGKHGYEIACPECGGMKKIKLGEDGARHACVGGHHHGESGHQHGNGGGCCDHS from the coding sequence TTGGCAAGACAACGTTGCTGCGGCTGGGTCGAGGAAGAACCGATCTGCCGAAAGTTCAGCGCCGAGGCCGGTGCGGATACCCTGCCTGTCAATTTGCAGGTCGAAGAGTTGGAATCGTTGCGTTTGAAAGATTTGGCGGGGATGGACCAAAACGCAGCCGCTAAGACGATGGGATTATCGCGCGCAACCTTTCAGAGGATACTGCAGACGGCTCGGCAAAAAGTGGCCATGGCCCTGGTGAATGGGCAAGGAATTATAATCGTAGGAGGGTCTTATATGATTAAGAATCGTAAATTTGAATGTCAAACGTGCCAACATGTCTGGGAAGTGCCGCCTTGCAGCGAAGGCGGCAAGCACGGTTATGAAATCGCCTGCCCGGAGTGCGGCGGAATGAAAAAAATCAAGCTGGGCGAAGATGGCGCAAGGCATGCTTGCGTAGGCGGCCATCACCATGGTGAAAGCGGGCATCAGCACGGAAATGGCGGCGGATGCTGCGACCACTCGTAA
- a CDS encoding phenylacetate--CoA ligase family protein produces the protein MFVNEKIETRSFEERDAAQGRQLQAIIERAYKKTTFYQDRLHALQLTPESFQTIRDFARLPFLTDADLIANHPFGLLTLPLSGIARLQARKDGQSAVALTQDDLTNQLEMIARGLISCNVTRSSVLLLLADELELALVSAVQQAAEAIGATVIVSQHASVKTSIKQIFDYGVTTLFSAPSSMLKLADCLRELGFDAHELSLLNLFSPALLCPPNLRQTLEQDFQAPLYEMYGAESLLPCGIASACHAQAGLHVQDDHFYPEIVNFSSGSLCAPGERGELVLTTLSREGAPLLRYRTGTEASLDLPPCSCGRTTPRLHF, from the coding sequence TTGTTTGTAAATGAAAAAATCGAAACCCGTTCCTTCGAGGAACGTGACGCGGCTCAGGGACGACAATTGCAAGCCATCATCGAGCGCGCTTACAAGAAGACCACTTTTTATCAGGACCGTCTGCACGCTCTGCAGCTGACGCCGGAGTCTTTTCAGACGATCCGCGATTTTGCAAGACTTCCTTTTTTGACGGACGCCGATCTGATCGCCAATCATCCATTCGGTTTATTGACGCTGCCGCTCAGCGGCATCGCGCGTCTTCAGGCAAGAAAAGACGGCCAAAGCGCCGTCGCTCTCACCCAGGATGATTTGACGAACCAACTGGAAATGATCGCGCGCGGCCTCATTTCCTGCAACGTCACCCGCTCTTCTGTTCTCCTTCTTCTGGCAGATGAATTGGAACTGGCACTGGTATCTGCCGTGCAGCAAGCGGCCGAAGCGATTGGCGCAACGGTCATCGTCAGCCAACATGCTAGTGTCAAAACATCGATTAAACAAATCTTTGATTACGGCGTCACGACGCTCTTCTCCGCTCCTTCTTCCATGTTGAAGCTCGCGGATTGCCTGCGCGAACTCGGTTTCGACGCGCATGAACTTTCGCTGTTGAATCTATTCAGCCCGGCTTTGCTTTGTCCGCCAAACTTGCGTCAAACGCTCGAGCAAGATTTTCAGGCGCCGCTTTACGAAATGTACGGCGCAGAGAGTCTTCTGCCCTGCGGCATCGCTTCGGCCTGTCATGCGCAGGCCGGACTTCATGTGCAGGATGATCATTTTTATCCGGAAATCGTCAATTTTTCTAGCGGCTCTCTTTGCGCTCCGGGCGAAAGAGGGGAATTGGTTTTAACGACCCTGTCGCGCGAAGGAGCGCCGCTGCTGCGTTATCGCACCGGCACAGAGGCATCGCTTGATCTTCCGCCTTGTTCCTGCGGCAGAACTACGCCCCGCCTGCACTTTTAA
- a CDS encoding DUF3870 domain-containing protein, which yields MFEKDTLYVVGNAKTQQDNPITMQYGQFFIGFVVQQESGVIIDCAPSATLPTTAAFISSLFIGKSLSDDPVAIKQEVERRYFASSQKAIIVAYKDAQKKFACIQKGLQVDLA from the coding sequence ATGTTTGAAAAAGATACGCTCTACGTCGTCGGCAATGCAAAAACGCAACAAGACAATCCGATCACGATGCAGTATGGACAATTCTTCATCGGCTTTGTCGTTCAACAGGAAAGCGGCGTCATCATTGACTGCGCCCCCTCGGCGACCCTTCCTACGACCGCCGCATTTATCAGCAGCCTCTTCATCGGCAAAAGCCTCTCGGATGATCCGGTCGCAATCAAACAGGAAGTAGAACGCCGTTACTTCGCTTCTTCGCAAAAGGCGATCATCGTCGCTTACAAGGATGCGCAAAAAAAATTCGCCTGCATTCAAAAAGGATTGCAGGTCGATCTTGCCTGA
- a CDS encoding dipeptide epimerase yields MKISSIKIGKISIPLKKPFKTALRQVTSAEDIIIKVIADSGEIGYGNAPPTAVITGDSQDSVVAAIRDTIGPKLIGMDIDNLEGIMTLLDASMLHNQSAKAAVDIAVYDLFGKRHGIALYKLFGGLRSTLTTDLTISVNDPEEMVRDSLEAIAAGYTELKLKVGTDADLDVKRVNAIRSAVGHSVKIRLDANQGWTPKEAVRTIRKFEDAGLDIELIEQPVKAHDFEGLKYVTDHVETNIMADESAFGCHEVFRLLSMRACDLINIKLMKAGGLHNALKIAHLAETMGIQCMMGCMLESKVGITAAASLAAGKQIIGKSDLDAAVLLAADPVVGGVRFEKNKILLSDAPGLGITEIAGWQEIKGS; encoded by the coding sequence ATGAAAATCAGTTCCATCAAGATCGGTAAAATCAGCATCCCTTTAAAAAAACCGTTCAAGACCGCGCTACGCCAAGTCACTTCGGCGGAAGACATTATCATTAAAGTCATTGCGGACAGCGGCGAAATCGGCTACGGCAACGCGCCGCCCACCGCGGTGATCACCGGCGACAGCCAGGATTCCGTCGTTGCAGCGATTCGCGACACGATCGGGCCGAAACTCATCGGCATGGATATCGACAACCTCGAAGGCATCATGACGCTGCTCGACGCTTCGATGCTGCATAACCAGTCGGCGAAAGCGGCGGTCGACATTGCCGTTTACGACCTGTTCGGCAAACGTCACGGCATTGCGCTCTATAAGCTGTTTGGCGGTTTGCGCAGCACACTAACCACCGACCTAACAATCAGCGTGAACGATCCGGAGGAAATGGTTCGGGATTCGCTGGAGGCAATCGCCGCTGGCTACACAGAACTAAAATTGAAGGTCGGCACCGATGCCGACTTGGACGTCAAGCGGGTCAATGCGATTCGCAGCGCAGTCGGGCACTCCGTCAAGATCCGACTCGACGCCAACCAGGGTTGGACGCCCAAGGAAGCAGTCCGCACCATTCGAAAGTTCGAAGACGCGGGACTGGATATCGAACTGATCGAGCAACCGGTGAAGGCGCATGATTTTGAAGGACTCAAGTACGTGACCGATCACGTTGAGACGAACATCATGGCGGATGAATCGGCTTTTGGCTGTCACGAAGTCTTTCGCCTCTTGTCGATGCGCGCCTGCGACCTGATCAACATCAAACTGATGAAGGCAGGCGGACTGCATAACGCGCTCAAAATCGCTCACTTAGCCGAGACAATGGGCATTCAGTGCATGATGGGCTGCATGCTGGAAAGCAAGGTCGGCATTACAGCAGCCGCCAGCCTCGCCGCCGGCAAGCAGATCATCGGCAAGAGCGATTTGGACGCGGCCGTGCTGCTGGCCGCCGATCCCGTCGTCGGAGGCGTGCGCTTTGAAAAAAACAAGATCCTGCTCTCCGATGCGCCCGGGCTTGGCATCACGGAGATTGCCGGTTGGCAGGAAATAAAAGGATCCTAG
- a CDS encoding serine hydrolase, which translates to MEKIVLEKLAAVSLFACFLLLFAFALLSPNIASAAAEPFSSTWLTNQIKTVPAEKKTKYAVYVQALGDNSKPIVFNSHKMASASLIKIPIMIEAFKQKQQGKLDFSEPIIIRHANAVEGGSVYNLPDGTILSLGEIVELMIVQSDNTSANILIDKLKMENINAMIQQLGCSETILQRKMMDFEAVKKGRQNYTSVNDIALLLQKLHALQCLDPESDQAMLEIMQRQEDNMIIPAQLPHQLKIAHKTGQLDGMYYDCGIVYGKKGDYILCLMAENIKDEAHVMYDMSSLSLAIYDKIGR; encoded by the coding sequence ATGGAAAAAATCGTGCTTGAAAAATTAGCGGCTGTTTCACTGTTTGCGTGTTTCCTTTTGCTTTTTGCCTTTGCGCTTCTCTCGCCAAACATCGCCAGCGCCGCCGCAGAACCATTTTCTTCGACCTGGCTGACCAATCAGATCAAGACGGTTCCGGCAGAAAAGAAGACGAAATATGCCGTCTACGTGCAAGCACTCGGCGACAACAGCAAACCCATCGTGTTCAATTCGCACAAAATGGCTTCCGCCAGTTTGATTAAAATTCCGATCATGATTGAAGCCTTCAAGCAAAAGCAGCAAGGCAAACTGGATTTTAGCGAACCGATCATCATCCGCCATGCTAATGCCGTTGAAGGCGGTTCCGTATACAATCTGCCCGACGGAACGATTCTCTCGCTCGGAGAAATCGTCGAACTGATGATTGTGCAAAGCGACAATACGTCCGCCAATATCCTGATCGACAAGCTTAAAATGGAAAACATCAACGCCATGATCCAGCAGCTCGGTTGCAGTGAAACGATTTTACAGCGCAAAATGATGGACTTTGAAGCGGTCAAAAAAGGACGGCAAAACTATACGTCGGTAAACGACATCGCTCTTCTTTTGCAAAAGCTGCATGCGTTGCAATGCCTCGATCCGGAAAGCGATCAGGCGATGCTCGAGATCATGCAGCGCCAGGAAGACAATATGATTATTCCGGCCCAGTTGCCGCATCAGTTGAAGATCGCGCACAAGACCGGCCAGCTCGATGGCATGTATTATGATTGCGGCATCGTCTACGGCAAGAAAGGGGATTACATCCTCTGCCTCATGGCAGAAAACATAAAGGATGAAGCGCACGTCATGTATGACATGTCCTCCCTTTCCTTGGCCATCTACGACAAAATCGGCCGCTGA
- a CDS encoding flavodoxin family protein: MKVIAFNGSPRKEGNTYQSLQRVGVELEKAGIEFEIVQIGNKTIRGCVACGMCAKNQDERCVIANDEVNEYVQKMKQADGILLGSPVHYSGIAGTMKCFLDRAFYVAGVNGGLLRHKVGASVVAVRRSGGVATFDGLNHYINYAEMILPGSNYWNVIHGTAPGEAAQDEEGQQILRVLGKNMAWIMRVLEAGKGRVEEPAQEGKVFMHFIRP; the protein is encoded by the coding sequence ATGAAAGTAATCGCCTTTAACGGCAGCCCGCGCAAAGAGGGCAATACCTACCAAAGTTTGCAGAGAGTCGGCGTCGAACTGGAAAAGGCCGGCATCGAATTTGAAATCGTGCAGATTGGCAACAAGACGATCCGCGGCTGTGTGGCGTGCGGCATGTGCGCAAAGAATCAGGATGAACGTTGCGTCATCGCCAATGATGAAGTGAACGAATACGTGCAGAAAATGAAGCAGGCGGACGGCATTTTGCTCGGTTCGCCGGTTCACTACTCCGGCATCGCCGGCACGATGAAATGCTTTTTGGACCGCGCTTTTTACGTGGCGGGCGTCAACGGCGGATTGTTGCGTCACAAGGTCGGCGCGTCTGTCGTCGCGGTTCGTCGTTCCGGCGGCGTGGCGACATTTGACGGATTGAACCATTATATCAACTACGCGGAAATGATCCTGCCGGGCTCGAATTACTGGAATGTGATTCACGGCACGGCGCCCGGCGAAGCGGCGCAGGATGAAGAGGGGCAACAAATCTTGCGCGTGCTGGGCAAGAACATGGCCTGGATCATGCGCGTGCTGGAAGCGGGTAAAGGGCGCGTTGAAGAACCGGCGCAAGAGGGCAAGGTGTTCATGCATTTCATCCGCCCTTAA
- a CDS encoding helix-turn-helix domain-containing protein: protein MLTIGQQTYLCSLDYAVSLFKGKWKAVIICHLNDRTYRFLELQRALPGISEKILSEKLRELENDRLVERLSYPEVPPRVEYRLTPVGLQLFAILNSLQHWSDSYIAGESR from the coding sequence ATGCTCACGATCGGACAGCAAACCTACCTGTGCAGCCTCGACTATGCCGTCAGCCTGTTCAAAGGAAAATGGAAAGCCGTGATCATCTGCCATCTCAACGACAGAACCTATCGCTTTCTCGAACTGCAGCGCGCCCTGCCGGGCATCAGCGAAAAAATTCTCAGCGAGAAACTGCGCGAACTGGAAAACGACCGCCTGGTGGAACGCCTTTCCTATCCGGAAGTGCCGCCGCGCGTCGAATATCGCCTTACGCCCGTCGGCCTTCAATTATTTGCAATCCTCAACAGCCTGCAACACTGGAGCGATTCCTATATCGCCGGCGAATCCCGTTGA
- a CDS encoding MutS-related protein, which translates to MKDRLEKWIATATNEATELQRAADRSSNWRLFSILLGIGGGGWLWWSGLHEIGWLAACSAGLTFILLVRMHRRQLLAWRRIQCGITLQQRLAARLNNAWMAFPDDGTEFMAAKHPYSNDLDLFGPKSLFQWLNATSTYYGRQRLKDRLAYPEKNAQLIRARQNAIRELSGKETFCHEFSCDGLLFAGAHDPEEWLQSIDGKPSLWGCYARTFFYFLPFITLVCAMLAVFEQKSAATLLSLCVLAQCAVTLFTAKKNSSLLLTVHRFRAAIKGYEKMIRRIEAEPFAADELLRLQSLFRRSEGTASGAIQKLDRILEAADLRYNSISYVLLNFTLLWDCHCTLALQRWNLQHGEAVRAWLEGIGELEVLISQANIARIQPRWTFPQIREDGPAIEGEALGHPLINSVQRICNDVSLSQGVCVITGSNMSGKTTWLRTIGVNLVLAYAGSPVCATRFACSMIDLWTSMRLQDELGSGISTFYAELLRIKDIIEHAKKKRDMIFLIDEIFRGTNSHDRIQGAVSVLKSLQKSWLIGLISTHDLELCQLEREEGIQAVNYHFREEYRDGEILFDYKMREGSCNSSNAKQLMKMVGIEISA; encoded by the coding sequence ATGAAAGATAGATTGGAAAAATGGATCGCGACGGCTACAAACGAGGCTACAGAGCTGCAACGGGCGGCTGATCGGAGCAGTAACTGGCGCTTGTTCAGCATCTTGCTCGGGATTGGCGGGGGCGGTTGGCTTTGGTGGTCTGGCTTGCATGAAATTGGGTGGTTGGCAGCTTGTTCGGCAGGTCTTACTTTTATCCTTTTGGTTAGAATGCATCGCAGGCAATTATTGGCCTGGCGACGGATACAATGCGGTATTACACTGCAGCAAAGACTGGCGGCACGGTTAAACAATGCTTGGATGGCGTTTCCCGATGATGGTACTGAATTTATGGCGGCGAAGCATCCGTACAGCAATGATTTGGATTTGTTTGGCCCTAAGTCATTATTTCAGTGGCTGAATGCGACAAGTACCTATTATGGTCGTCAACGCTTGAAGGACCGTTTGGCGTATCCTGAAAAAAATGCGCAGTTGATTCGGGCCCGACAAAATGCGATACGGGAATTAAGCGGTAAGGAAACGTTTTGCCACGAATTTAGTTGCGATGGATTGTTGTTTGCCGGTGCGCATGATCCGGAAGAATGGTTGCAATCCATTGACGGAAAACCTTCACTTTGGGGTTGTTATGCTCGAACGTTTTTTTATTTCTTGCCGTTCATCACGCTTGTTTGTGCGATGCTGGCGGTTTTTGAACAGAAATCGGCTGCAACGTTATTGTCGTTATGCGTACTTGCGCAGTGCGCCGTTACGCTGTTTACAGCGAAGAAAAATTCTTCGCTGCTGCTGACGGTGCATCGTTTTCGGGCGGCGATTAAAGGCTATGAGAAAATGATTCGGCGTATTGAGGCGGAACCATTTGCTGCTGATGAGTTGCTTCGTCTGCAAAGTCTTTTCCGGCGCAGCGAGGGCACCGCGTCCGGGGCGATTCAAAAGTTAGATCGCATCTTAGAAGCGGCCGATTTACGCTATAATTCCATCAGTTACGTGTTGCTGAACTTTACGTTGCTTTGGGATTGCCACTGCACGTTGGCGCTTCAGCGTTGGAATTTACAACATGGAGAAGCGGTGCGCGCTTGGCTGGAAGGAATCGGAGAGTTGGAAGTTTTGATTAGTCAGGCTAACATTGCTCGAATCCAACCGCGCTGGACGTTTCCACAGATCAGAGAAGACGGACCGGCGATTGAGGGGGAAGCGCTCGGACATCCGCTGATTAATTCAGTGCAACGAATCTGCAATGATGTAAGCCTTAGCCAGGGGGTGTGCGTGATTACCGGATCCAATATGTCCGGTAAAACGACCTGGCTGCGTACCATTGGCGTGAATTTGGTTCTGGCCTATGCCGGCAGTCCGGTTTGCGCGACGCGCTTTGCATGTTCAATGATAGACTTATGGACGTCGATGCGTTTGCAGGATGAACTGGGCAGCGGCATATCGACTTTCTATGCGGAGTTGCTGCGCATAAAAGACATTATTGAGCATGCGAAAAAAAAGCGGGACATGATTTTTCTCATTGATGAAATTTTTCGCGGCACCAATTCACATGACCGTATTCAGGGTGCGGTAAGCGTGTTGAAGTCATTGCAAAAAAGTTGGCTGATCGGTTTGATTTCCACACATGATCTGGAGCTTTGCCAACTGGAACGCGAAGAGGGTATCCAGGCGGTGAATTATCATTTCCGTGAAGAATACCGGGATGGAGAAATTCTGTTTGATTATAAGATGCGCGAAGGCTCTTGTAATAGCAGCAATGCGAAGCAACTGATGAAAATGGTCGGCATTGAGATAAGTGCATAA
- the pssA gene encoding CDP-diacylglycerol--serine O-phosphatidyltransferase, translating into MGVFKKSWLPNFFTFSNLACGVVAVMLLFKAEYRWAAFFILVAALADRYDGKVARYLKIDSAIGKELDSLADLISFGLAPAALAFQLHDLLQWGMGGYALVILFPLCGAYRLARFNVTPFDGAFYGLPITFAGLSLALYCLLGSYYPLPPPLTALLMLTLSYLMVSRHRIQKM; encoded by the coding sequence ATGGGCGTCTTTAAAAAGAGCTGGTTGCCGAATTTTTTTACGTTTTCGAATCTTGCTTGCGGCGTAGTGGCTGTGATGCTGCTCTTTAAGGCGGAGTATCGCTGGGCGGCTTTTTTCATCCTAGTCGCGGCGTTAGCCGACCGGTATGACGGCAAGGTCGCGCGGTATCTAAAGATAGACAGTGCGATCGGCAAGGAACTCGATTCGCTGGCCGACCTGATCTCCTTCGGTTTGGCGCCTGCGGCGCTGGCCTTTCAACTGCACGATCTGCTGCAGTGGGGCATGGGCGGATATGCCTTGGTCATCTTATTTCCGCTTTGCGGCGCATATCGTCTGGCCCGTTTTAACGTCACACCGTTTGACGGCGCGTTTTACGGTCTGCCGATCACTTTTGCTGGCTTGTCGTTGGCGCTGTATTGCCTGCTCGGCAGCTACTACCCGTTGCCGCCGCCGCTGACCGCACTTTTGATGCTTACCTTGTCCTACTTGATGGTCTCCCGGCATCGGATTCAAAAGATGTGA
- a CDS encoding ATP-binding protein, with protein sequence MLETAKRLDETDAGKYCLLLNEITAIALQGIQGGDESIRSAIGRLGRGIGVERIGLLLFSADGLSARRRIYWSSERWLYDEGDEFVSLAEYPWLMRQLRNKECVLVADTEKLPAAAGNEQEYFRQHGIRSFAARPLTEAVTGRTGGFWHFDATAENASLACTMFESLQPFETALLAMLQLKEEAEMLRQEVVEKNLLLNNTDIQMWYMLNPTIYGSANAAHAKFFGKTCEEMVHCQIYAIYSLAEANALAEIVLSVFSGKRQIVKELAIRNHRHRERILLISFTPSFTETQEVDHVICSAQDITDLKKMKKVIEANRELQREVAERVLAEARLETAYAELKNAQMQIVQQEKMASIGQLAAGVAHEINNPMGFIISNLASLREYSATLVSFIALQEESLAESAKTSAHQAAVCQRVAEAKRAQQVDYIAQDMAELVQDMEDGANRVKTIVQNLQGFARTSNKGEGDADLNEGLESTIRLIWNELKYKVTLKKELGSLPLVRCNPGQLNQVFMNILLNAAQAIETQGEIKVKTWSESDSVFVSISDNGAGMPPDVLARIFEPFFTTKDVGQGTGLGLSVSYAIIKEHGGGIEVESEVAKGTTFTLQIPLGRAESMREKGGDEDGRL encoded by the coding sequence ATGCTGGAAACTGCAAAGCGGCTTGATGAAACGGACGCCGGAAAGTACTGTCTGCTATTAAACGAAATAACGGCGATAGCGCTGCAGGGCATCCAAGGCGGCGACGAATCGATTCGCAGTGCTATCGGACGCTTAGGGCGCGGCATTGGCGTTGAACGAATCGGTCTGCTGCTTTTTTCAGCGGACGGGCTTAGCGCGCGAAGGCGCATCTACTGGAGCAGTGAACGCTGGCTTTACGATGAGGGGGATGAGTTTGTTTCGCTGGCGGAATACCCGTGGCTGATGCGCCAGTTGCGAAATAAAGAATGCGTGCTGGTCGCTGATACGGAAAAACTTCCGGCCGCCGCAGGCAATGAACAGGAGTATTTTCGCCAACATGGCATCCGTTCTTTTGCGGCACGTCCTTTAACGGAAGCGGTGACAGGGCGGACAGGCGGCTTCTGGCATTTTGACGCTACGGCGGAAAATGCCAGCTTGGCATGTACGATGTTTGAAAGCCTGCAGCCTTTCGAAACGGCTCTGCTGGCGATGCTGCAACTGAAAGAAGAGGCGGAAATGTTGCGACAGGAGGTCGTTGAAAAAAATCTTCTGTTGAACAACACGGATATTCAAATGTGGTATATGCTGAATCCGACGATTTACGGAAGTGCGAATGCGGCGCATGCGAAATTTTTCGGCAAGACCTGTGAAGAAATGGTGCATTGTCAAATTTATGCGATCTATAGCCTGGCGGAAGCGAATGCATTGGCTGAGATTGTGTTAAGCGTCTTCAGCGGCAAGCGGCAGATCGTGAAAGAATTAGCGATACGTAACCATCGCCATCGCGAGCGTATTCTCTTAATATCGTTCACGCCCAGCTTTACAGAAACGCAAGAGGTCGACCATGTAATCTGTTCGGCGCAGGATATAACGGATTTGAAAAAAATGAAAAAGGTAATTGAAGCAAACCGAGAACTGCAGCGCGAGGTTGCTGAACGTGTTTTGGCTGAAGCCCGACTGGAAACCGCCTATGCCGAACTGAAAAATGCACAGATGCAAATCGTGCAACAGGAAAAAATGGCGTCGATTGGTCAGCTGGCCGCCGGTGTGGCGCACGAAATAAACAATCCGATGGGATTTATCATCAGCAACCTAGCGTCGTTGCGCGAATACAGCGCGACGCTCGTTTCGTTTATTGCATTGCAGGAAGAGAGTTTGGCGGAGTCTGCTAAGACATCGGCGCATCAAGCGGCCGTCTGTCAGCGGGTCGCTGAAGCAAAACGCGCGCAACAAGTGGATTATATTGCACAGGACATGGCGGAACTGGTGCAGGATATGGAAGACGGCGCCAATCGCGTCAAAACGATCGTACAAAATCTGCAGGGCTTTGCGCGCACGTCGAATAAAGGAGAAGGTGATGCCGATCTTAACGAGGGCTTGGAGAGTACGATCCGTCTTATTTGGAACGAATTAAAATATAAAGTGACGCTGAAGAAAGAATTGGGCAGCCTTCCGTTGGTGCGTTGCAATCCGGGGCAACTGAATCAGGTGTTCATGAATATCTTATTGAATGCGGCGCAGGCCATTGAGACGCAAGGTGAAATAAAAGTGAAGACCTGGTCGGAAAGCGACAGCGTGTTTGTTTCGATCAGCGACAATGGCGCAGGAATGCCGCCGGACGTGCTGGCAAGAATCTTTGAACCGTTTTTCACCACTAAGGATGTAGGACAGGGAACCGGTTTGGGTCTTAGCGTAAGCTATGCGATCATCAAGGAACACGGCGGCGGCATCGAAGTCGAAAGTGAAGTGGCGAAAGGAACTACGTTTACCTTGCAGATTCCCCTTGGCAGGGCGGAAAGCATGAGAGAGAAAGGCGGCGATGAGGATGGGCGTCTTTAA